Proteins found in one Plasmodium malariae genome assembly, chromosome: 13 genomic segment:
- the PmUG01_13019400 gene encoding 3',5'-cyclic nucleotide phosphodiesterase, putative yields METDIDQKDHHIKDGSVLHKRYKLDKELSKSFEQNDRKYNEELCKFSFLHENTIKAKKCNFENTKEYLWIIMKDEAKKKSEKKYYKCVSRNNIKFICVVRKYMKFFFHLKKRSYQFSSLNSCANSISSISSMSSFNNASLLNSRNSLRNINSMSGMNNLKSVNNLSSMNNLSSMNNLSSMNNMSSMNNLSGMNNLSSMNILSSINNLNSVNNLSIMKNQSSMNNLNSVNTPINMNNLSSVNFASDVKADTKLIDCVKKSKEYYGENYYRLKYSGDRSLHRKFLQFFLNKTSCFINIFKSFNEKKDNMNTIENILFIKNENYEEAFLNIFYSSFPFKMMVYSILMILISVIYFFLLYYIVLIFMYEKNVVIFLNVFKLLSEIFYFFFFVIYISLFSSNCIDRIAYYSYISYYFFISFILLHNIVLFQLITSSPTNTHAELRRELLVNKFFYQKCVIIFSNLYICLFCFLRNYMILYIFIVNIKFLFFYIICICSFFLYICCYLKFLCYDTFYVCLFSLCTISLSLYYEYSYERRWRILFIGEHAQEKKKPTHHLTKYFSIDNTMPTSPIEDILSNLKLLLDHVKKLEEYTCEKQMILITKMREKIKKCENILRTQNLNEVQIYKYRKFERVYNMWCLDKLDSNCDKNEECKSFLSQHINKKSFNSFSNIHSLLSSKFQEYHNDSYDWNADIQIVYKQNVFISIGYKLLYPLGILEPNFDKEKLKKFLFKIYSLYNDVPYHNSLHAAQVAHFSKSMLFLLDINHKISAVDELCLHVASLCHDVGHPGLNNYFLINSENNLALTYNDNSVLENYHCSLVFKSLKEKNFNIFEKYPYNIFITCKKNIIRAILSTDMKNHFEYISNFRTSKDFIDYDNLTNDQIWQIFCLILKAADIGHSTLEWNKHYEWTMKINEEFYLQGLLETSLNMPKSFLCDITTIDKLATSQIGFLKHLCVPLFNELNYISKNKDIYNHCISSIENNIEQWEKNKNNQQNLGLQEKYKNEDLIDRTKLLKFA; encoded by the exons atggaAACAGATATAGACCAAAAAG ATCATCACATAAAAGATGGAAGCGTCTTacataaaagatataaattagATAAGGAGTTGAGCAAATCGTTTGAACAAAACGATAGGAAATATAATGAAGAATTGTgcaaattttcatttttacatgAAAATACTATTAAAGCTAAAAAATGTAACTTTGAGAACacaaaagaatatttatgGATAATTATGAAGGATGAGGCAAAGAAGAAATCAGAAAAGAAATACTATAAGTGTGTAAGTAGGAAcaacataaaatttatatgtgttgtaagaaaatacatgaaatttttttttcatttaaaaaaaaggagctACCAATTCAGTTCATTAAATTCGTGCGCAAATAGTATCAGTAGTATAAGCAGCATGTCTAGCTTTAATAATGCAAGCTTATTGAACAGCAGAAATAGCTTGAGGAATATAAATAGTATGAGTGGCATGAATAACCTGAAGAGCGTGAACAATCTGAGCAGTATGAACAATCTGAGCAGTATGAACAATCTAAGCAGTATGAATAATATGAGCAGTATGAATAATCTGAGCGGTATGAACAATCTGAGTAGTATGAACATTCTGAGTAGTATAAATAACCTGAACAGTGTAAACAATCTTAGCATCATGAAGAACCAGAGCAGTATGAACAACTTAAACAGTGTGAACACTCCAATCAATATGAACAATCTGAGTAGTGTAAATTTTGCTAGTGACGTAAAAGCCGATACTAAACTTATTGATTGCGTAAAAAAATCGAAAGAATATTATGGTGAAAATTACTACAGATTAAAATATTCTGGAGACAGATCATTGCATCGAAAGTTCTTACAGTTCTTTCTAAACAAGACAAgttgttttataaatatatttaagtcctttaatgaaaaaaaagataatatgaATACAATAGAAAAcatcttatttattaaaaatgagaatTATGAAGAGGCCTtcttaaacatattttactCTTCGTTTCCTTTTAAAATGATGGTATATTCCATATTAATGATTTTAATATCagtgatatatttttttcttttatattatatagtgttaatatttatgtacgaGAAAAATGTtgttattttcttaaatgtatttaaattaCTTTCAGAAATAttctatttcttcttttttgtcatatatatttccttgTTTAGTTCTAATTGCATAGATAGAATAGcctattattcttatatatcttattatttttttatttccttcatACTTTTACATAACATTGTTCTTTTCCAATTAATAACGTCTTCTCCAACTAACACTCATGCTGAATTAAGGAGAGAATTActtgtaaataaatttttttatcaaaaatgtgtcataatatttagtaacctatatatatgcttgttttgttttttaagaaattatatgattctttacatttttatagtgaatataaaatttttatttttttatattatttgtatatgttcctttttcctttatatCTGTTGTTATCTAAAATTCTTATGTTATGATACTTTTTATGTGTGTCTTTTTTCCCTTTGTACAATATCTTTATCtctatattatgaatatagcTATGAACGAAGATGgagaattttatttataggCGAACATGcacaagaaaaaaagaagcctACTCATCATTTAacgaaatatttttctatagaTAATACAATGCCTACTTCACCAATTGAAGACATTTTAAGCAActtgaaattattattagatCATGTTAAAAAGCTTGAAGAATACACATGCGAAAAACAAATGATActaataacaaaaatgagagaaaaaataaaaaaatgcgaAAATATACTAAGAAcacaaaatttaaatgaagttcaaatatataaatatagaaaatttgAAAGAGTATATAATATGTGGTGCTTAGATAAATTAGACAGTAATTGcgataaaaatgaagaatgtAAATCCTTCTTATCTcaacatataaataagaaatcATTTAATTCCTTTTCTAACATTCATTCTTTATTATCATCCAAGTTTCAAGAGTATCACAATGATTCCTATGATTGGAATGCAGATATACAAATTGTTTACAAACAAAATGTGTTTATATCAATTGGCTATAAACTGTTATATCCTCTAGGTATACTAGAGCCAAATTTTGACAaagagaaattaaaaaagtttctttttaaaatttattcccTCTATAATGATGTCCCTTACCACAACAGTTTGCACGCTGCACAG GTAGCACACTTCAGCAAGAGTATGCTCTTTCTCCTGGACATTAATCACAAAATTTCTGCAGTGGACGAGTTATGTTTGCATGTAGCTTCTCTATGTCATGATGTAGGACACCCAGGTCttaacaattattttttaataaattcagaaaataatttagcACTAACTTATAATGACAATAGCGTACTAGAAAATTATCACTGTTCACTGGtttttaaaagtttaaaagagaaaaatttcaatattttcgaaaaatacccttataatatttttattacttgcaaaaaaaatatcataagaGCAATTTTATCAACTGATATGAAAAATCATTTCGAATACATTTCCAACTTTAGAACATCAAAAGATTTCATAGATTATGACAACTTAACGAATGATCAAATATGGCAAATATTTTGTCTCATTTTAAAGGCAGCAGATATTGGTCATTCAACTCTTGAGTGGAACAAACATTATGAATGGacaatgaaaataaatgaagaattttatttacagGGATTACTAGAAACATCCTTAAATATGCCAAAAAGTTTTTTATGTGATATAACTACCATCGATAAATTAGCTACTTCTCAAATTggatttttaaaacatttatgtGTTCCCTTATTTAATgagttaaattatatttcaaaaaataaagatatttaTAATCACTGCATTTCTtctattgaaaataatatagaacagtgggagaaaaataaaaataaccaACAAAATCTCGGATTACaggaaaaatacaaaaatgagGACTTAATTGACAGAACAAAGCTACTGAAGTTTGCATGA
- the PmUG01_13019600 gene encoding conserved Plasmodium protein, unknown function, producing MENKKVDKHFIIKMKEHQWRLFEYNMSKWIIENKYILDKEEKKKFYKCANYSIGSGVINASLIYFFCKKNNRYFTPVSRLFLTFSLGIYTSLVVNKIYRRKAYTEILTEKTTMTDKAVEIMNDILNVNNNNKLPSSVTEQKEKYSNTTDTDSNNFLENGYIQINTDFKPKGNNDAPLTQDVNESLVKEQMNELDRQNSYLLKESSDSISVSWDEIRRMNG from the exons ATGGAGAATAAAAAGGTGGATAAACATTTTATT ataaaaatgaaggaaCACCAATGGAGGTTGTTTGAATATAATATGAGTAAATGgattattgaaaataaatatattttagataaggaagaaaagaaaaaattctATAAATGTGCAAACTACAGTATAGGTAGTGGTGTGATAAATGCAtcgttaatatattttttttgcaaaaaaaacaatagaTATTTTACACCTGTATCAAGGCTTTTTTTAACCTTTTCATTGGGTATTTACACATCCTTGgttgttaataaaatatataggcGAAAAGCATACACCGAA aTATTGACCGAAAAAACAACAATGACTGATAAGGCAGTAGAAATAATGAacgatatattaaatgtaaataataacaataaattaCCATCCAGTGTAACTGagcaaaaggaaaaatatagtaatacAACTGACACAGATTCGAAcaattttttggaaaatggctatatacaaataaatactGACTTTAAACCCAAAGGCAac aATGATGCTCCTTTAACTCAAGATGT AAATGAAAGTTTGGTAAAGGAACAAATGAATGAGTTAGACAG GCAGAATTCTTACCTTTTAAAAGAATCTAGCGATa GCATATCTGTAAGCTGGGATGAAATAAGACGGATGAATGggtaa
- the CIA1 gene encoding cytosolic iron-sulfur protein assembly protein 1, putative: MTIELVVNLENHKRRIWSICWSPDGNFLASVGADKYITIWYKKNNDKIKKSNNSNKIIKKLNIMGEKTLIKCNLEFEIYDIIETNHEKSLRHIEFSKDGSFFVVASFDSKCSIYKKNKNDKWTFYRSLEGHEKEVKCASIHPTNKYIVTCGRDKSIWVHAKADNRKNKNMTTDICSTSNSIDENNNFFTANDTVDNSLTSNGAIDNPLTFSCVADNSLMPIGTNVNAPIANDPINTTDMLRDDENNFDFNFDAYLTAHTEDIKFVSWCPLSENTFISLSYDNSLKIWNKKADEWNCIQTLNEHTSVVWCVAFNFDGSEFATCSDDKSIRVWRSEKKNMYNKQKYPFLYQQIVKNVRKNSNHSSFSFEIDKTNTKGSDIDTFNKKTNNKINNNKKNIKVKGSNESSILKRTTNLLNKLKEHTLKKENDSNNSNDANGTNDINGTIDINGTIDINGTIDINGTNNFHNFLIIGYSENGKDIQTVLKVFVKYKFVPLYFDYGFFKFVYKYSQIENGQNDKSQKCNDTQKGNSKGDEPNEANDDDTISKVSKNAVTKHNEENKNIKDEINRNDKDIINASNYYKLTKITHLENTNKQNITDTYEKQGSQEMLSQIDSSSSIIENIYEKEENLKNINFDDWKIKHVLEGYHKRSISYLDWNAYEDLIAASSFDNSLKIFQKNNDNWNLIENIENAHLSDVNCVVWCPQKFQDYFLLATAGDDCVINIWKYTKR; this comes from the coding sequence atgaCGATCGAGTTGGTCGTAAATCTGGAAAATCATAAAAGGAGGATATGGAGTATTTGCTGGAGCCCTGATGGTAATTTTCTGGCTTCGGTAGGAGCGGATAAGTATATAACTATATggtataaaaagaataatgataaaataaaaaaatcaaataatagtaataaaattattaaaaaattgaatataatGGGGGAAAAGACTCTAATAAAATGTAACTTAGAGTTTGagatatatgatataatagAAACGAATCATGAAAAGTCATTGAGACACATTGAGTTTTCTAAGGATGGAagtttttttgttgttgctTCTTTTGATTCAAAATGTTCAATTTacaagaaaaacaaaaatgataaatggACATTTTACAGATCGTTAGAAGGGCATGAAAAGGAAGTAAAATGTGCTTCAATTCATccaacaaataaatatatagtaacTTGTGGAAGGGATAAAAGTATATGGGTACATGCAAAAGCAGATAaccgaaaaaataaaaatatgacaaCAGATATTTGTAGCACTAGTAATAGTATTGATGAgaataataacttttttacaGCTAACGATACAGTGGATAATTCATTAACATCCAACGGTGCAATTGATAATCCTCTGACGTTCAGCTGTGTAGCTGATAATTCTCTAATGCCCATCGGTACAAATGTTAATGCACCCATTGCTAACGACCCTATTAATACCACGGACATGCTACGCGATGATGAAAACAATTTTGATTTTAATTTCGATGCATATCTAACTGCTCATACAGAAGACATTAAGTTCGTTTCCTGGTGTCCATTGAgtgaaaatacatttatatccCTTTCATATGATAATTCCCTAAAAATTTGGAATAAAAAAGCAGACGAATGGAATTGCATACAAACGTTAAACGAACATACTTCTGTTGTTTGGTGTGTTGCTTTTAATTTTGATGGATCAGAATTTGCTACATGTTCTGATGACAAATCTATTAGAGTATGGAGaagtgaaaagaaaaatatgtacaataaACAGAAATATCCTTTTCTTTATCAGCAGATAGttaaaaatgtaagaaaaaattcaaatCATAGTTCATTCAGTTTTGAAATAGACAAAACGAACACCAAAGGAAGTGATATTGATACatttaataagaaaacaaataataaaattaataacaacaaaaaaaatataaaagtaaaaggcTCGAACGAAAGCAGCATTCTCAAAAGAACAACTAACCTACTGAACAAGCTAAAAGAGCACACActcaaaaaggaaaatgattCAAATAATTCAAATGATGCAAATGGTacaaatgatataaatgGTACAATTGATATAAATGGTACAATTGATATAAATGGTACAATTGATATAAATGGTACAAATAATTTccacaattttttaattataggATATTCAGAAAATGGGAAAGATATACAAACCGTTTTAAAagtttttgttaaatataaatttgttcCTCTGTATTTTGATTATGGCTTCTTCAAATTTGTCTACAAGTACTCGCAAATAGAAAATGGTCAAAATGATAAAAGTCAAAAATGTAATGACACACAAAAGGGTAACAGCAAAGGTGATGAGCCCAATGAAGCAAACGATGATGATACCATTTCCAAAGTCTCTAAAAATGCAGTCACTAAGCATAACgaggaaaacaaaaatataaaagatgaAATAAACAGAAATGACAAAGATATAATAAACGCaagtaattattataaactaACTAAAATAACACATTTAGAGAACACTAATAAACAAAACATTACTGACACTTATGAAAAACAAGGTAGTCAGGAAATGTTATCGCAAATTGATTCTTCTTCTTcaataattgaaaatatatacgaaaaagaagagaatttaaaaaatataaattttgatgattggaaaataaaacacGTATTAGAAGGTTATCATAAAAGAAGTATTAGTTACTTAGACTGGAATGCATATGAAGATTTGATTGCAGCATCTTCTTTTgataattctttaaaaatatttcagaaAAATAATGACAATTGGAATTTGattgaaaatattgaaaatgcACATTTAAGTGATGTCAATTGTGTTGTTTGGTGCCCGCAAAAATTTCAAGATTATTTCTTACTAGCCACAGCTGGCGATGACTGcgttattaatatatggaaatataCAAAGAGGTAA
- the PBGD gene encoding porphobilinogen deaminase, putative translates to MVLLLLNVYVVICVCRHVHIDSNCFVNVYYSGHIKNRVLNVNKYLCPEKNCRYYCRKNCENNWGKKLFLVQKSKEIIIGTRDSPLAIKQSEKVKIKLLTYFKKIKKNVKVILKTIKTTGDQILDKNVGLFGGKGIFTKELDEQLIKNNVHMCVHSLKDVPLVLPEHIHLSCFLKRDTINDVFLSMKYKSLSDMNKSNATTVEIKSDDNDNDRDKIEEPEQQKRSSVYKNEQKNSSCTVATSSLRRRSQIKNIYKNVKIENIRGNINTRITKLFNGQYDSIVIALCGLERLLTKEIIQDIIKNKKSSIPSKQHIISYNNTDIDLSLFSIQKISTKIIYPALCQGIIAVTSNDENSEITHILKSINDKKSEIMANIERAFLYQTEGNCMMPIGGFTKIVRNKIFFNAIINDIHGHEKYKVKEIGHASNYNDIAIRAARNIKQKMGIEKFRKIKEEAAVFYTE, encoded by the coding sequence ATGGTTCtccttttattaaatgtatacgTAGTTATTTGTGTGTGCAGACACGTTCATATAGACTCAAATTGCTTTGTTAATGTTTATTATTCAGGacacataaaaaataggGTGTTAAACGtgaacaaatatttatgcCCAGAAAAGAATTGCAGATATTATTGCAGAAAAAACTGCGAAAACAATtggggaaaaaaattattccttGTTCAGAAAAGcaaggaaataataataggtACTAGAGATTCTCCATTAGCAATAAAACAGTCCgaaaaagtgaaaataaaacttttaacgtattttaagaaaattaaaaaaaatgtaaaagttattttaaaaacaataaaaacaaCAGGTGATCAAATATTAGACAAAAATGTTGGCTTATTTGGTGGAAAAGGAATATTCACAAAGGAATTAGATGAgcagttaataaaaaataatgtacatatgtgtgtgCATTCTTTAAAAGATGTTCCTTTAGTACTACCTGAACATATTCACTTGTCATGCTTTTTAAAAAGAGATACAATTAATGATGTCTTTTTAtcaatgaaatataaaagtttaaGTGATATGAATAAATCAAATGCTACAACGGTAGAAATAAAAAGCGAcgataatgataatgatcGTGATAAAATAGAAGAACCAGAACAACAGAAAAGAAGTAGTGTGTACAAAAATGAGCAGAAAAATTCCTCATGTACTGTTGCAACTTCGTCACTGAGAAGAAGAAgccaaataaaaaatatatataaaaatgtaaaaatagagaatataagaggaaatattaatacaagAATAACAAAATTGTTTAATGGTCAATATGATTCTATAGTAATTGCATTGTGTGGCTTGGAAAGATTATTAACAAAGGAAATAATTCaagatattataaaaaataagaaaagtaGCATACCTAGTAAACAGCACATAATTAGCTATAATAACACGGATATTGATTTAAGTCTTTTTagtattcaaaaaataagtacaaaaattatttacccTGCTTTATGCCAAGGTATTATAGCAGTTACATCAAACGATGAAAATTCAGAAATTACACACATTTTAAAGagtataaatgataaaaaatcgGAAATTATGGCGAACATAGAAAGAgcatttttatatcaaaCTGAAGGGAATTGTATGATGCCTATTGGTGGGTTTACAAAAATtgtaagaaataaaattttttttaatgcaaTTATTAATGATATTCATGGAcacgaaaaatataaagtcaAAGAAATTGGACATGCATCCAATTATAACGATATTGCAATAAGAGCAGCAAGGAATATAAAACAGAAAATGGGTATTGAAAAAttcagaaaaataaaagaagaagcAGCTGTGTTTTACACAGAATaa